GACTGCACAGCTGCCCGCAGATGGCGTGGGCGAAATTCCACGAGACCGTCGCGGAGATCGTGGCCCCACCGGAGGAACTCCTCCTCTTCTGCGGCATGTCGATCGGGTTCGAGGAACCGTCGGCGGCCCACGGCCGCACGGGCCGCGCGCCGCTCGGCGACACGGTCACCTTCGTCGCGGGCTGACCGCATCCCTTTTCCCTTCGAGAAATCCGGAGCAAATCATGGCCACGCTGCTGCACCTGGACACGTCCGTCCGGCCGAAGTCCGTCTCTGCCTCACGTCCGGTCACCGCCGCCTTCCGCAAGGCGTGGGAAGAACAACACCCGGACGGCACCGTCATCTACCGCGACCTCGCCGCCGAGCCGGTCCCCCACCTCGGCACCGCCGGCGCCGAGGCCGGGTTCGCCGATCCGGCCACCCACACCCCCGAGCAGGCCGCCGCCTTCTCCCGGCGCGTCGAGCTGCTGGAAGAGCTGGAAAACGCGGACGTCGTCCTCATCGCCGCCCCGATGTACAACCTCACCATCCCGTCCACCCTGAAGGCGTGGCTGGACCACGTGGTCATCGCGGGACGGAGCGCGGGCCCCGGGTCCTCGGTCGCCGGCACCCCGGTCCACGTCGTCGCCAGCCGCGGCGGCTCCTACGAACCCGGCACACCACGCGAGGGCACCGACTACGTCCGGAACTACCTGACGGCCGTCCTCGGCGGCACGATGGGGATGGAGGTCGACTTCATCGTCCCCGAACTCACCCGGGCCCACCTCCACCCGGCCATGGCCGGGCTGGTCCCGAAGGCTGAAGCGTCCCGGGCGAAGGCCCTCGAAGAGGCCGCGGTCAAGGGGAAAGCCGCGGCTCGCCGAGCCGCTGCCTGACGGGCTGTGGAGGGGCTCTCCACGCGCGCCGGGCGGGTCACGCCTGGCGTGGCACGGCCTCGATCTCGAGGGTGATCTGCACCTTCTCGCCGACCACGACGCGCAGGCGGGAACTTCGCCGCCATCTCCCCCAACGCGCCTCCGGGTGACCTGCCGTCGATTCCCGGCGCCAGACCGCATCGCGGCCGCGTTCTCCTCGATAGCGAACGGATAGCGAGGCTGAGTCACGATCTCCCCGTCGAATCCCGCTAGTGAGAGGAGTGATCATGGCTCGCCTGATCAACACGCTGGGTGACCGGTTGCTGGGGCTGTTCCTGGGCGAGGTGAAGGCCGGCGCCTGCATCCCCGAGCACGGCCAGGTCTGCAAGACGCTGCACTACGACTGCTACGGCAACTGCAAGTAACCGCGGCGCCCACGCCTTTCCCGCCGCGGTCCTCGTGGCGGGAAAGGCGGTGCCGTACAAAGGGGGTTCACCGATGATCGGCGCCCAGTTCGTGCTCGCCACCCGGGTCCTGATCGGCCTGGTGTTCGCGGTCGCGGCCGTCGGCAAGCTCGCCGGGCGGGTGCGGCTGGCGGAGTTCGCCGCGTCGCTGGCGCCGCTCGGCCGGTCGCCGGTGGGCTGGCTGCCGATCGCCGCCGCGACCGCCGTCGTCGAGCTGGCCGCTGCCGCGCTCGTCGCGTTCCCCGCCACCTATCGGCTCGGGCTCGGGCTGGCGACGGCGGTGCTGGTCGTGTTCTGCGCCGCGATCGCCCGTTCGATGCGGCTGGGCCGCCGCGTCACCTGCCGCTGCTTCGGCCGCTCCGGGGCGGTGCTCGGCCCTGCCCACCTCGTCCGCAACGCGCTGCTCGCCGCCTGGGCCGCCACCGCACTCGCCGTCCCGCCGGGACCTGCGCTCGGCCTCGACACCGTCGCGGCCGCCGGGCTCGTCGGCACGTTCGCCGCGGTCGTCGCGATCACCTGGGACAGCCTGGCCGGCCTGGTCCGCGGGCCGGACGCCGCCGGCCGCTGAGCGAAACACAGAAAGAGGTTCTCATGTCGTTCCTGGTAGCCGTGGTCGTGGTGCTGGCCGTGCTGACGGTGCTCAACCTCCTGTTGTCCTCGGCGATCATCAGGCTGCTGAACGAGCAGCGGCGGTCGGTGACGCCCGCGCTGCCGGCGGTGGGCACCGAAATCGGGTCGTTCGAGGTGACCGACGCCGACGGCACGACCGTCACCGATCGAGAGCTGGACGATGCGCTCGTCGCGTTCCTGTCGCCGACGTGCGGGCCGTGCCAGCGCCTCGCCGGCCAGCTCACCGAGCCGACCGTCGCGTTCGTGCTCGACGGCGGCGACCGGGACAAGGCCGTCGAGTACGCGGCCGGTCTGGGCCCCGCGGTGCGCGTCGCCTTCGTCGGCGACCGCAGCCCGGTGTCGGCCGCGTTCAACGCGGGCGATGTGACCCCGACCCTGATCCGCGTGCGGGACCGGCGGATCGCCGCCGCCGGCCACGACCTCGACGCCGTGCGTCGGCAGCACGTCTGATGGACCTGTTCCGTGCGGCGGGCCCCGCGTTCGGCGTCGCCTGGCGCGCGTCGCGGGTGGCCACCGGCGGCGCGATCGCGCTGGCGGTGCTCGCCTCGGCCGTGCCGGCGGCGTCGGCCTGGCTGGGGAAGCTGCTGTTCGACGAGCTGGCCGGCGGCCGGGACACTGGCGTGATCGTGCTGCTGGCCATCGGCTCGGCGACCGGCCTCGCCGTAGCGACCGCGATCACCGCGGTCGCCTCGTACTGCACCGCGATCGTGCGGGCCAAGTCCGCGATCGAGGCGGAGGACCGCCTGGTCGGCGCGGTCGGCGCGCTGCCGGGGCTGCGCCGGCTCGAGGACCCGGCGTTCCTGGACCAGGTGCGGCTGGCCGAGCAGGGCGCGCAGGAGGCGGCGCCCGCGGTGCTGGCGCTGACCGTCGAGTCGGTGCGCACCCTGGTCGCCGTGCTCGGGTTCGGCGGCGCGGTCCTGCTCGTGTGGCCGCCGATGGCCGGCCTGCTCGCCGCGTCACTGGCGGCGGCGGCGATCTCCCAGCTGACCCTGTCCCGCCTGCGCGCGCGGGAGGCCGAAGCGATGATGGCCACCCACCGCGAGCGGTTCCTGTTCCGCTCGCTGTGCTCGGACGTCCGGGCGGCCAAGGAGATCCGGCTCTTCGGCCTCGCGGATCTGTTCCGGTCACGCATGGTCGCCGCGGTCCGCACGGCCACGGCCGGCGAGTGCGCGATGCAGCGCCGGATCGCGCTCGCCGGGATCACCGCCGCGATCGTGTCGGCGGTGGTGGCCGGCGTCGCCCTCGTGGTCGCCGCGACCGGCGCCGCCCGGGGGTCGTTGTCCATCGGCGACGTCACCCTCTTCACCGCCGCGGTGGCCGGCATCCAGTCTCCGGTGGGCGCGCTGCTGGGCCAGCTCGGCCGAGCCGGCGGGTCGCTCGGGTTGTTCAGGCACTACCTCGACGTGGTGACGACCGCGCCCGACCTGCCCTCCGGGACGAACGCCGTGCCCGCACTGAAGACCGGCATCGAACTGCGTGACGTCTGGTTCCGCTACGACCCCACCGGCCCGTGGGTGCTGCGCGGGGTCGACCTGGTGATCCCCTGTGGCGCGGCGGTCGGGCTGGTGGGCGTGAACGGCGCGGGCAAGTCGACGCTCGTGAAGCTGCTGTGCCGCTTCTACGACCCGGACCGCGGCCGGATCCTGTGGGACGGCGTGGACATCCGCTCCTGTGACACAGCGGAGCTGCGGGCCCGCGTCGGCGCCACGTTCCAGGACTTCACCAGCTACGACCTGACCGCGGCGGACAACATCGGCATCGGCGACGTTTCCCGCCTCGGCGATCTCGACCGCGTTCGCGCGGCGGCCCGCCTGGCCGAGATCGACCCGGCGCTGTCCGCTTTGCCCCGCGGCTACGAAACCCTGCTGTCCCGGGCGTTCCTGGACGTCGACGACAAGGCCGGGGCCGCCCTGTCCGGCGGCCAGTGGCAGCGGGTGGCGCTCGCCCGGTCACTCATGCGCGCCGAAGCCGACCTGCTCATCCTCGACGAACCCAGCTCCGGCATGGACGCCGACGCCGAAACCCGGACCCACGAGGCACTGCGCGCCCACCGGGCCGGCCGGACGAGCGTGCTGATCTCCCACCGCCTGTCCGCCCTGCGCGGCGCGGACCGGATAGTCGTGCTCGGCGGCGGCCGGGTGATCGAACAGGGCACCCACGACGAGCTGCTCACCGCGGGCGGCGAGTACGCCCGGCTGTTCTCGTTGCAGGCCAAGGGATACGCGATGGCGGAGGCGTGATGGCCTGGCTCGTTGCTGTTGTGGTGGTGGCGCTGGTGCTGCTGGTCGTGCTGCGCCGCCGTTACGTGGTGGCCCGCGTCTGGGGCCACAGCATGTCCCCGACCTTCCACGACGGCGAGCGGGTCGTCGCGACCCGGCGACGGCACTACCGCGTCGGCGACGTGATCGTCTTCCGCCCCCGATCCGAGACCGCCGATGTCGCGTGGCGCATCAAACGGATCGCCGCGGTCGCCGGCGACCCGGTCCCCGCCTGGCTGGCGGCGGACCACCCGGTCGTCCCGGCCGGCCGGGTGGTGGTGGCCGGCGACAACACCGGCCACAGCGAGGATTCCCGCCAGCTCGGCTACATCGACATCGCCCGCGTGGCCGGCGCGGTCCCTCACCGCCCCGCGCCCGAAGGCAGCTGATCCTCGATCTCCGCCAGTACCTTCTCCACCCCGGCTCGTTCGACCGGGCTGTCGAACCGGTCCTGCAGGAGCAGGGACGCCTGGGCGGCGCGGCGGGCGGCGGCCGGCTCGCCGGCGGCCAGCTCGATCGAGGCCAGGGCGAGCAGCGCGGCGGACTCGGCGTCCGGGCGCCGGGACCGGCGGGCCAGGCCCAGCGCGCGGTCCGCGGATCTCCGGGCGGCGGACAGGTCGCCCTTCGCGCGGCGGGCGTCGGCTTCGGCGGTGAGGCACCAGGTCTGGCCGATCAGGTCGCCGTTCTGCTCCGCCAGGCAGCGGGCCTGTTCGGCGAGGCCGACCGCGGCCGCCGGATCGCCGCAGGCCAGGGCGGTGCGCAGGACCACCAGCCGCACCTGCGCGCGTCCCTTCCAGTCGCCGGCGGCATCGGCCAGCCGCAGGGCCTTCATGCCGTGTGCCCGCGCCGCGCCGAGGTCGCCGAGGTGGTCCCGGTACAGGGCGGCCAGCGTGGCGTGACAGCCCGACATTCCCGCCAGGTTGCCCGACTTCCGGAAGCACACGACCGCCTCGCGCATCGCGGTGATCGCGCGGTGCCAATCGCGACACCGCTCGTACGCGTCGCCCAGCTTGGTCAGCACCTCCGCCCGCAGCGCGTGGTCGACCTCCCGCACCGGCACCTCGGTCAAGAGGGCGACCACGTCGGCGTAGCGGCTGCGGTGCATCCGCGCCGTCGCCTTGACCAGCGCCGCGGTCACCCGCACCACCGGGTCCGCGCCGGCGATGTTCGCCAGCCGCGCGGCCGCCCGGGCGCCGTGGTCGAACAGGTCGAGCCGCACGAGCGGCGCACGCAGCACCAGCAGCAGCGCCGCCGCGGGACGGGGCCGGCCGCCGCGCACGGCCAGGCCGAACACGGCGAGCAGGACGTCGACGTCCGCGCCCAGCCACGGCAGCGGCTCCTGCACCACGCGCCCGGCCACGTCCCGGTCGAGCGGCGCGGCGGTCTCGGCGAGCACCGTGTACCCGGCCGGCGCGCCCAGGATGGCCTCGTGGGCATGCCTGGTCAGCGCGACCGCCCACCCGGTCAGCCGGTCCAGAACGCCCGCGTCGAGCGACGGGCCGACCGTGCGGCAGTAGGCCCGCACGAGGTCGTGCATGCGGTAGCGAGGCACCCCGTCGCGCCCCGGCCCGGCCTGGTCGAGCAGGTTCATCGCGCACAGGTGGGCCAGCACCTCGCCGGTGCGGGACAGCGGCACGTCGAGCACGGGCGCGAGCGGCCAGCCGGTGAACGTCGGCGCCCCGATCGCCGCCAGCGCCAGCATCGCGGCCCGTGCGTCCCGGTCCAGCAACCGGAAGCTGGTGTCGAGACTGTCCCGGACGCTGCGCTGCCCGACCACCAGCTCCCGCATCCGCCTCGACTCGTCGGACAGCCGCGCGGCCAGCTCCGCCACGCTGAGCTTCGGGTACGCGGCGAGCTGCGCCCCGGCGATCCGCAACGCGAGCGGCACACCCCCGCACGCCTCGAGCACCGTCGCGACCGTTCCGTCGCCCTCGTCCAGCCGGGCCGCGCCCGCCACGTTCGCCAGCACGGTCTCGGCCACCTGGTCGGGCAGCGGCGCGAGCGGCACCCGGACCGCCGACTCGACCTCGGGCAGCACGGACCGGCTGGTCACGATCGTGGCGCAGCCCGGATCGGCGGCCAGGAGCGGCTCGATCTGGCGGGCGCTGGCGGCGTTGTCGAGCACCACGAGCACCCGCTTGCCCGCCGTGCGACTGCGGAACTCGGCCGTGCGCTCCTCGGCGGTGGCCGGCATCGACCGCGCCGGCACCCCCAGCGCACGCAGGAAACCGGCGAGGACCTCGTGCGGTGCGGCCGGCCGGGCGTCGGCGCCCCGCAGGTCGGCGTAGAGCTGTCCGTCGGGGTGGGCGTGCACCGACGCCGCGCCCGCGTGCACGGCCAGCGCCGT
This genomic window from Amycolatopsis mongoliensis contains:
- a CDS encoding TlpA family protein disulfide reductase, whose product is MSFLVAVVVVLAVLTVLNLLLSSAIIRLLNEQRRSVTPALPAVGTEIGSFEVTDADGTTVTDRELDDALVAFLSPTCGPCQRLAGQLTEPTVAFVLDGGDRDKAVEYAAGLGPAVRVAFVGDRSPVSAAFNAGDVTPTLIRVRDRRIAAAGHDLDAVRRQHV
- a CDS encoding ABC transporter ATP-binding protein, whose translation is MDLFRAAGPAFGVAWRASRVATGGAIALAVLASAVPAASAWLGKLLFDELAGGRDTGVIVLLAIGSATGLAVATAITAVASYCTAIVRAKSAIEAEDRLVGAVGALPGLRRLEDPAFLDQVRLAEQGAQEAAPAVLALTVESVRTLVAVLGFGGAVLLVWPPMAGLLAASLAAAAISQLTLSRLRAREAEAMMATHRERFLFRSLCSDVRAAKEIRLFGLADLFRSRMVAAVRTATAGECAMQRRIALAGITAAIVSAVVAGVALVVAATGAARGSLSIGDVTLFTAAVAGIQSPVGALLGQLGRAGGSLGLFRHYLDVVTTAPDLPSGTNAVPALKTGIELRDVWFRYDPTGPWVLRGVDLVIPCGAAVGLVGVNGAGKSTLVKLLCRFYDPDRGRILWDGVDIRSCDTAELRARVGATFQDFTSYDLTAADNIGIGDVSRLGDLDRVRAAARLAEIDPALSALPRGYETLLSRAFLDVDDKAGAALSGGQWQRVALARSLMRAEADLLILDEPSSGMDADAETRTHEALRAHRAGRTSVLISHRLSALRGADRIVVLGGGRVIEQGTHDELLTAGGEYARLFSLQAKGYAMAEA
- a CDS encoding S26 family signal peptidase; its protein translation is MAWLVAVVVVALVLLVVLRRRYVVARVWGHSMSPTFHDGERVVATRRRHYRVGDVIVFRPRSETADVAWRIKRIAAVAGDPVPAWLAADHPVVPAGRVVVAGDNTGHSEDSRQLGYIDIARVAGAVPHRPAPEGS
- a CDS encoding FMN-dependent NADH-azoreductase is translated as MATLLHLDTSVRPKSVSASRPVTAAFRKAWEEQHPDGTVIYRDLAAEPVPHLGTAGAEAGFADPATHTPEQAAAFSRRVELLEELENADVVLIAAPMYNLTIPSTLKAWLDHVVIAGRSAGPGSSVAGTPVHVVASRGGSYEPGTPREGTDYVRNYLTAVLGGTMGMEVDFIVPELTRAHLHPAMAGLVPKAEASRAKALEEAAVKGKAAARRAAA
- a CDS encoding MauE/DoxX family redox-associated membrane protein, which gives rise to MIGAQFVLATRVLIGLVFAVAAVGKLAGRVRLAEFAASLAPLGRSPVGWLPIAAATAVVELAAAALVAFPATYRLGLGLATAVLVVFCAAIARSMRLGRRVTCRCFGRSGAVLGPAHLVRNALLAAWAATALAVPPGPALGLDTVAAAGLVGTFAAVVAITWDSLAGLVRGPDAAGR
- a CDS encoding AfsR/SARP family transcriptional regulator; the encoded protein is MRTDTLGGRPTALTAADSGLLEATVLGPVGARVRGTSIPVKGRLGRTVLAALALACRRPVSVERLIDALWGEQPPATARTQVHIQVSKLRASLDRAGAAGAVVTVSDGYLLDCVVDVDEVRRLLVTAGTAGDPADAAGVLRSALDRWTGTPLGGVSAHLARVELPRLDELRMCLVEEWIDAEIACGRAARLLPELAALVQAHPLREGLHRRRMLALHRAGRRADALAAFQEARRVLRDELGMDPPRELLALEAEILSVETLPAATVVPAQLPPRTSGFAGRDAESAAVRAAVTRRTDAPPLVLVTGMPGIGKTALAVHAGAASVHAHPDGQLYADLRGADARPAAPHEVLAGFLRALGVPARSMPATAEERTAEFRSRTAGKRVLVVLDNAASARQIEPLLAADPGCATIVTSRSVLPEVESAVRVPLAPLPDQVAETVLANVAGAARLDEGDGTVATVLEACGGVPLALRIAGAQLAAYPKLSVAELAARLSDESRRMRELVVGQRSVRDSLDTSFRLLDRDARAAMLALAAIGAPTFTGWPLAPVLDVPLSRTGEVLAHLCAMNLLDQAGPGRDGVPRYRMHDLVRAYCRTVGPSLDAGVLDRLTGWAVALTRHAHEAILGAPAGYTVLAETAAPLDRDVAGRVVQEPLPWLGADVDVLLAVFGLAVRGGRPRPAAALLLVLRAPLVRLDLFDHGARAAARLANIAGADPVVRVTAALVKATARMHRSRYADVVALLTEVPVREVDHALRAEVLTKLGDAYERCRDWHRAITAMREAVVCFRKSGNLAGMSGCHATLAALYRDHLGDLGAARAHGMKALRLADAAGDWKGRAQVRLVVLRTALACGDPAAAVGLAEQARCLAEQNGDLIGQTWCLTAEADARRAKGDLSAARRSADRALGLARRSRRPDAESAALLALASIELAAGEPAAARRAAQASLLLQDRFDSPVERAGVEKVLAEIEDQLPSGAGR